Genomic segment of Scomber scombrus chromosome 18, fScoSco1.1, whole genome shotgun sequence:
GCTGAATTGCATTTTAAACTGACGGGGATGGGCCGCTACGCCCCCCTGGGTTACTTATCGTGGATGAAGAAACAGGGATGCCTGCAGCACTGATAATGCTAGTCAAACGAAGAAAACACATGGGTGCAATATGTAGATAAGCAACCGTTTTGGACTACATAGGTGTGCGAGTACTACGCGGTTATTGGCACATGCAAGGATTAAATTGGCTCCTCAAATCGCATCCTGATGGGGTCAGCTCCAGTTGAGAGCTGCAATTCACACATGAGACAGGTGCTAAGGAGATACTGactttaagaaaataataaaatgccTCATATTTCATTCTTAAATCCCCCTTCTACGTATAGCGCGACTTATAATATCCATCTATCTAGACGTTTGTGCGCTTTTACGCACGGGACATGTCTGAGGCTCATTTCCTCAGTCACCACAGCCAGCAGAGGCAAGTTGTAAACATCAATGAGCGCGTGATTCCCGCCCATCAACAAGAGAGTAAAATGTTTTGTACGACTTTTGCCCCACCTCCTCTTCACTGACTTTAGGAGAAAGTAAACAGCTCGGCTCAACACATCTTATCGCTCACAAGCAGGCGCGTAACCGCGTTGCGCTATCCATGGtatctaaacaaaaaaacaagcctcCCGAAAGCAAGAGCTGCAGCAGACGCGTTTGTAACAGGTTGTTCTCCAGTTATGCAGGCGCATAACAGAAGGCCAAAGTCTTTCTGTTCACAGAGAAGACAAAAGGATGACATATGATCACCTGAACCGATTGTTGGCACTTTACACGATATTCTGCGCCATGCGGACGGCTTCCATCGTCCAGGGCGCACGAAATTTCGAAAAGAAAGGTAGGATAACATTTTTTACAGCAAAACAGAAACTCTTAAAGTAGAATACGTATGTTTTTATTACCCCTTCCTCGCAAATAATTTGTTACATACACTAGGAAACAAAATCGTTGTTTCTTTTTATAGTATCAGTCTATGTTGCAATAAGTGACTAGATTTCATAATCAAGACAACAGGCAAGAAAGCTTTTGGCTGATCATAACAACATGCCGCCGCTGACGGTACTGCTCCTGACACTTCTCTGTTGTCCCCCTCTccaaaatacattacatttgcaGTATCTATACTGATGAATGAGGAGCCAGAAAGCCCCAAATGCTTTGCTGAGGGCAGGAAGGACTTCACGTGCTTCTGGGAGGAAAATGAGGAGAAGGCTGTATCTGTGGATCAGTACTCCTTCACATACAAATACCAGTAAGTCACCCTGAGAGGGTATGGCAACAGCCCATGCAGTGTTCAGTGTTGTTAGTGATATACTTTAGTTAAAGCTGACAGTTACTAGATATATTTGTTAGTCTTcgtttattttctgtaaataaaaatgtaaactatTACACCATCATTTGACACCAATAGGGATTTTTTAAGGGTTAGTAGACCAGAGCCATTGAATAACTGGTTTCTACAGTTTTTACAGACTGTTTTAGGGGCCTAATACTTCACAAAAAGCCAAAATATTAGTCTAGATGTGAATGAAAAAGATGTATATATAATACCAGACAGCATAGTGTTATGTCAGAATTCTTCAAAAAGTTGTGCTCTGAACCCTCACTGTTTCTGTCTTCCCCTGTCCTGAGcagaaatgaaaacagcagcaagtgCCCACTGAGGACCCTCCATACAGCTGGCGGGAAAAGGTTGTACATCTGCCATCTGAACCGAATCCAGATGTTTGTCGAAATGGACATTCAAGTTCATCGAGAGGCGATACTGATCCACAATCGCAGAGTCCTCGTCGAGCTTCTCTGTACGTTATTTGACTGCAAACTGTGCCACTACCTCAGTCACTGCACACTTAAAGGAATGCATTTGGAAAGTTTGTATGAGATTGAAGGCTACAATGCtatacttttaaaataataaaatactgtttaaatttattttatgtatttacatcGAGGatcaataatttaaacaatGGATCACATGCCTACTTGTATGTGAAAGTGGTTGCTTAGAAACTCAAAGAATTACCATCCAATGCTGCAGTTCCCTGTCAGCACTACAGACCTTGATAGCATCTTTcttctcattgttttggtttttatggCGCCCAACTTTATGGTTTTGGTTCACTCCCACTGCTCTCATCAGTGTCTTTTTCAGCAAAAAGCTCTGACAAACCAATTGTACTCTTCCTGTCCAGTACAGACAGTTAAAAAGACATTGAATATTGAAATTACAGTACATTCATCATGTACGCCAAGTGAATGCTAATCTTTCTGGGTCTATTATATGTGTAAGTAGGCaatcattttctttgtgttaagGTTTGGTTTGCTCCAACTGCTCCAAAGTGGACATAAATTCAGTTATTGCAAGTTTGAATAGTGCTGTCATCAATACAAACTTGCGACAAGCATGTGTGTATCACATAGGGTATGGTGTGGTGTGACATACTTTCGGTGAGAAATAACCTTTCCTTGACCGCTTTCGAAGTCCTTCCTAACAAGCTGCCTCTTGTACTACAGTTCTTCTGGACCCTCCGTCTAACGTGACAGTGAGGACCATGGGTGAGACAGGTCAGCTGAATGTCACTTGGGTGCCACCCCCTCTCAAGTACATGGACGATAGCATGATGTACGAGGTCAGCTACACTACAGTGGACAGCCAAGTGGAGAAGGTACAACAGTTGTTTTAATGTTCTGCATGACCTCAGTGATATGTTAGAGGCTGAACAAAGCTTTGAGCAGCTGGTTTGTCTCTCAGGTTGGAGGGCAGGTGCCCACATGGACCTGTATTAATGAGTTGAGGACTGTTTTGCAGGTAGAGGTGGTACGTGCCAGCTCAGAGTTGATCTTGAGTGGTCTGCAGCCAGGTACCAAGTACAAGGTACGGGTCCGTGTAAAGCTGGACGGGATTAGCTACAGTGGCTATTGGAGTGCCTGGACTGACCCGGGGATCATGGGAACACTGCCTGCAGGTTTGTATTAATTGACAGATGcaattaaaatatgtaaaaacttTTAAGAACCATTTGGCTCTCTCACATATTCACAGTAGTATCAGCATCTCAGCCTCCAAAAtaaaattttgttttattgattttgaattgtttgtttctaatgctttgttttttttaccactctGTGCCTCCTCCAGAACTCAATCCACTCATTGTGTCCTTGACTCTCGTCATCTCTTTCATCCTTGTTGTGCTGTCTCTTGCTGTGCTCATGTCGAATCGCAGGTCAGTCAACCAGCCTAAATCCTAGcctaaaaacattaaaaacaaatgtagaatgtagaattatattttttactttttgtgcttttttcagttttcttgtgAAAAAGATTTGGCCAACTATCCCAACTCCTGAGAGCAAGTTCCAAGGCCTTTTTACTGTCTATGGTGGGGACTTTCAGGTAAGAACAATACTAAGAGTCTACACCCATGTTTTTGAGGTTGTTCTCAGACAATACACTGCTTTAAGCAAAGTGCTAACATCAGCACGCTAACATGCTCACATGCTGATGTAATCTTTGCCACGTGCACCATCTTAGTTTGCTATAATAGCATTCtaatatttgctaattagcCCTAAACACAATGTACAGATGAAGCTGCGGGGACTATACACATTGTGGGTCAGCGCCAGACATTTTCACAGA
This window contains:
- the epor gene encoding erythropoietin receptor, with amino-acid sequence MTYDHLNRLLALYTIFCAMRTASIVQGARNFEKKVSILMNEEPESPKCFAEGRKDFTCFWEENEEKAVSVDQYSFTYKYQNENSSKCPLRTLHTAGGKRLYICHLNRIQMFVEMDIQVHREAILIHNRRVLVELLFLLDPPSNVTVRTMGETGQLNVTWVPPPLKYMDDSMMYEVSYTTVDSQVEKVEVVRASSELILSGLQPGTKYKVRVRVKLDGISYSGYWSAWTDPGIMGTLPAELNPLIVSLTLVISFILVVLSLAVLMSNRSFLVKKIWPTIPTPESKFQGLFTVYGGDFQEWLGQTNGGLWLTPTFFYSEECPSSLEVLAELSLSPSLSSPPLPPKVSKAVTIGRKDEKDAMKGLDERAQLERVDSAPMEGWRATPHDPWLMDRLRALHQQTVPYSHSSLLESQDAYVTLSGNNRGEDEHLDDTLEETLPLEVLFASKKAVLSESHSDLGSVQQSSGSGHLSSKSSFEYPSHAWTTKGPGYTYMAVADSGVSMDYSPMSRADDIGRLVIYANDYKNEIPAHRRPFLPRQHSVQNDC